One genomic segment of Tripterygium wilfordii isolate XIE 37 chromosome 9, ASM1340144v1, whole genome shotgun sequence includes these proteins:
- the LOC120005605 gene encoding glutamate receptor 2.8-like isoform X1, translated as MFRVACLYCLLRQDKHLILTMEDLSNALCEETEFGMMSLSCINMALSEFYSSHGNYKTRLVLTSRDSNRDVVAAASAGLDLIKNGQVQAILGPETSMEANFMIKLGDKAQVPIVTFSASSASLTSFHTQYFVRATQNDSSQVAAISALVQAYQWREAVLVYVDDEYGQGIIPFLNDALQAVDTRVSYRSVISSSASNDKIEAELYKLMTMQTRVFIAHMLPSLGSRVFSIAKRIGMMSEGFVWIMTDSMTNLLSSLNNSVVDSMQGLLGVKSYVPITKELEEFQVRWKRKFQQENPAVVGVELNVFGLRAYDAVVALAMAAENAVNSTNFQIFQNPKSDSANSTTDLDSIGVSQSGPVFLQALLKTTFNGLSGEFRLIDRQLQSSTFQIVNINGNGARRVGYWTPDRGLVRNLKVSSGHSTTNSSILGTIIWPGDSTSIPKGWEIPTNEPKMRIAVPVKYGFTQFVKVTTDSSTNATTITGYCISVFDAVMKSLPYVVPYEFVPYPDPNGEQPNYGDMIYQVSLGKFGAVVGDTTIRADRSKNVDFTLPYTESGVSMIVPIKDNKSNSAWVFLKPLTWDLWATSGCFFVFIGFVVWVLEHRINEDFRGPPAYQAGTSFWFSFSTMVFAHRERVVSNLARFVVIIWCFVVLILTQSYTASLTSLLTVQQLQPTVTDMHELIKNRENVGYQKGTFVYDLLIGLNFDKSKLIAYRSVEECHELFQKGTAKGGIAAAFDEVPYLRIFLAKYCSKYTMVDPTFETAGFGFVFPRYSPLVPEVSKAILKVTEGEKMKDIENAWLGEENTCANSSPSVSSSSLGLDSFWGLFLIAGVASTLALLIFAVMFVYEQRNLFKTSDSESSKWRKIRDLARIFNQKDLTSHTFKKGKLHEESGIQGHDQSPIGTSPCTHCYPSPSSYDHSFTFYGEQGTPSPDHGNRNNPNVQVTEEIDVVIELSNHSQEQQRIPEDIP; from the exons aTGTTTCGTGTGGCTTGTCTTTACTGTTTATTGAGACAGGATAAGCATCTTATATTGACCATGGAGGATCTGTCGAACGCACTATGTGAG GAAACAGAGTTTGGGATGATGAGTTTAAGTTGCATCAACATGGCTCTCTCAGAATTCTATTCTTCTCATGGCAACTACAAAACCAGGCTGGTCTTGACCTCTAGGGACTCCAATAGAGATGTTGTTGCTGCAGCTTCAGcag GTTTGGACTTGATAAAGAATGGACAAGTTCAAGCAATACTAGGCCCTGAAACATCCATGGAAGCAAACTTCATGATCAAACTTGGAGACAAAGCTCAGGTTCCCATTGTCACCTTCTCTGCATCAAGTGCTTCCCTCACATCCTTCCACACCCAATACTTTGTTCGAGCCACCCAAAATGATTCCTCTCAAGTTGCAGCCATTAGTGCACTAGTCCAAGCTTATCAGTGGCGAGAGGCCGTGCTTGTCTATGTCGATGATGAGTACGGCCAAGGGATCATACCGTTCCTTAACGACGCATTACAAGCTGTCGACACTCGAGTCTCGTACAGGAGTGTCATTAGCTCTAGTGCTAGTAATGATAAGATTGAAGCAGAGCTTTACAAGCTGATGACTATGCAGACAAGAGTGTTCATTGCCCATATGTTGCCTTCTTTGGGTTCTAGAGTTTTCTCCATAGCCAAACGTATTGGAATGATGAGTGAAGGCTTTGTTTGGATCATGACAGATTCAATGACAAATTTATTAAGTTCACTGAACAATTCTGTGGTGGATTCTATGCAAGGCTTATTGGGTGTTAAATCTTATGTTCCAATAACAAAGGAGCTTGAAGAGTTCCAAGTTAGATGGAAGAGGAAATTCCAACAGGAGAATCCTGCTGTTGTTGGTGTTGAACTGAATGTTTTTGGGTTACGCGCATATGATGCTGTAGTGGCACTAGCCATGGCAGCTGAAAATGCAGTGAATTCCACCAACTTTCAgatttttcaaaacccaaaaagtGATTCTGCAAACTCAACAACTGATCTTGATTCAATTGGTGTTTCCCAAAGTGGTCCAGTATTTCTGCAAGCATTGCTGAAAACAACTTTCAATGGTCTATCAGGAGAGTTTAGGCTCATCGATAGGCAATTACAATCCTCAACGTTTCAGATAGTAAATATAAATGGAAATGGAGCAAGAAGAGTTGGGTATTGGACACCAGACAGAGGACTTGTGAGAAACCTGAAAGTTTCATCAGGACATTCAACTACAAATTCTAGTATTCTTGGAACAATTATATGGCCAGGAGATTCGACATCAATTCCGAAAGGATGGGAGATTCCCACAAATGAGCCGAAGATGCGGATAGCAGTTCCTGTAAAGTATGGTTTCACTCAATTTGTGAAAGTGACAACAGACTCAAGTACTAACGCAACAACAATCACAGGCTACTGCATTAGTGTTTTTGATGCAGTGATGAAATCTTTGCCATATGTTGTTCCATATGAATTCGTTCCCTACCCTGATCCTAATGGTGAGCAACCCAATTACGGGGATATGATCTATCAAGTGTCTCTTGGG AAATTTGGTGCTGTGGTGGGAGATACAACCATCAGAGCAGACAGGTCCAAGAATGTAGACTTTACATTGCCCTACACAGAATCTGGTGTGTCTATGATTGTCCCAATCAAAGACAACAAGAGCAACAGTGCATGGGTTTTCCTGAAGCCCTTGACATGGGACCTTTGGGCCACAAGCGGTTGTTTCTTTGTGTTCATAGGATTTGTGGTTTGGGTTCTTGAACACCGGATCAATGAAGACTTTCGTGGCCCCCCTGCCTATCAAGCTGGCACAAGCTTCTGGTTCTCTTTCTCAACCATGGTTTTTGCACATC GGGAGAGAGTAGTGAGCAACTTGGCTAGATTTGTAGTAATCATATGGTGCTTTGTTGTTCTGATTCTTACACAAAGCTATACTGCCAGCTTGACCAGTTTACTCACAGTGCAGCAGCTGCAGCCCACTGTGACTGATATGCATGAGCTCATTAAGAATCGGGAGAATGTCGGTTATCAAAAGGGTACTTTTGTGTATGATCTGTTGATCGGATTAAATTTTGACAAATCGAAGCTCATAGCCTATCGATCAGTGGAAGAGTGTCATGAGTTGTTTCAAAAAGGAACTGCAAAGGGTGGCATAGCTGCTGCTTTCGATGAAGTTCCATATCTGAGGATCTTTCTTGCCAAATACTGCTCTAAGTATACCATGGTTGACCCAACTTTTGAAACTGCTGGTTTTGGCTTT GTCTTCCCAAGATATTCTCCTCTCGTACCTGAGGTTTCAAAAGCAATCTTAAAGGTGACAGAGGGAGAAAAAATGAAGGATATTGAAAATGCATGGCTGGGGGAAGAAAACACTTGCGCAAATTCTAGCCCTTCAGTCTCCTCCAGTAGTCTTGGTCTTGATAGCTTTTGGGGCTTATTCCTAATTGCAGGAGTTGCTTCAACATTAGCACTGCTCATATTTGCAGTCATGTTTGTCTATGAGCAAAGGAATCTGTTCAAGACATCTGATTCAGAATCttcaaaatggagaaaaatCCGGGATTTGGCAAGAATATTCAACCAGAAGGACCTCACTTCACATACTTTCAAGAAAGGTAAACTCCATGAGGAAAGTGGGATTCAAGGTCATGATCAGAGTCCTATTGGAACCTCTCCATGCACCCACTGCTATCCTAGTCCATCAAGCTATGATCACAGTTTCACTTTCTATGGAGAACAAGGAACACCATCTCCCGATCATGGAAATCGGAATAATCCAAATGTTCAGGTAACGGAAGAGATTGACGTAGTTATTGAACTTTCCAATCACAGCCAAGAACAGCAAAGAATTCCTGAAGatattccataa
- the LOC120005605 gene encoding glutamate receptor 2.8-like isoform X2, whose product MEDLSNALCEETEFGMMSLSCINMALSEFYSSHGNYKTRLVLTSRDSNRDVVAAASAGLDLIKNGQVQAILGPETSMEANFMIKLGDKAQVPIVTFSASSASLTSFHTQYFVRATQNDSSQVAAISALVQAYQWREAVLVYVDDEYGQGIIPFLNDALQAVDTRVSYRSVISSSASNDKIEAELYKLMTMQTRVFIAHMLPSLGSRVFSIAKRIGMMSEGFVWIMTDSMTNLLSSLNNSVVDSMQGLLGVKSYVPITKELEEFQVRWKRKFQQENPAVVGVELNVFGLRAYDAVVALAMAAENAVNSTNFQIFQNPKSDSANSTTDLDSIGVSQSGPVFLQALLKTTFNGLSGEFRLIDRQLQSSTFQIVNINGNGARRVGYWTPDRGLVRNLKVSSGHSTTNSSILGTIIWPGDSTSIPKGWEIPTNEPKMRIAVPVKYGFTQFVKVTTDSSTNATTITGYCISVFDAVMKSLPYVVPYEFVPYPDPNGEQPNYGDMIYQVSLGKFGAVVGDTTIRADRSKNVDFTLPYTESGVSMIVPIKDNKSNSAWVFLKPLTWDLWATSGCFFVFIGFVVWVLEHRINEDFRGPPAYQAGTSFWFSFSTMVFAHRERVVSNLARFVVIIWCFVVLILTQSYTASLTSLLTVQQLQPTVTDMHELIKNRENVGYQKGTFVYDLLIGLNFDKSKLIAYRSVEECHELFQKGTAKGGIAAAFDEVPYLRIFLAKYCSKYTMVDPTFETAGFGFVFPRYSPLVPEVSKAILKVTEGEKMKDIENAWLGEENTCANSSPSVSSSSLGLDSFWGLFLIAGVASTLALLIFAVMFVYEQRNLFKTSDSESSKWRKIRDLARIFNQKDLTSHTFKKGKLHEESGIQGHDQSPIGTSPCTHCYPSPSSYDHSFTFYGEQGTPSPDHGNRNNPNVQVTEEIDVVIELSNHSQEQQRIPEDIP is encoded by the exons ATGGAGGATCTGTCGAACGCACTATGTGAG GAAACAGAGTTTGGGATGATGAGTTTAAGTTGCATCAACATGGCTCTCTCAGAATTCTATTCTTCTCATGGCAACTACAAAACCAGGCTGGTCTTGACCTCTAGGGACTCCAATAGAGATGTTGTTGCTGCAGCTTCAGcag GTTTGGACTTGATAAAGAATGGACAAGTTCAAGCAATACTAGGCCCTGAAACATCCATGGAAGCAAACTTCATGATCAAACTTGGAGACAAAGCTCAGGTTCCCATTGTCACCTTCTCTGCATCAAGTGCTTCCCTCACATCCTTCCACACCCAATACTTTGTTCGAGCCACCCAAAATGATTCCTCTCAAGTTGCAGCCATTAGTGCACTAGTCCAAGCTTATCAGTGGCGAGAGGCCGTGCTTGTCTATGTCGATGATGAGTACGGCCAAGGGATCATACCGTTCCTTAACGACGCATTACAAGCTGTCGACACTCGAGTCTCGTACAGGAGTGTCATTAGCTCTAGTGCTAGTAATGATAAGATTGAAGCAGAGCTTTACAAGCTGATGACTATGCAGACAAGAGTGTTCATTGCCCATATGTTGCCTTCTTTGGGTTCTAGAGTTTTCTCCATAGCCAAACGTATTGGAATGATGAGTGAAGGCTTTGTTTGGATCATGACAGATTCAATGACAAATTTATTAAGTTCACTGAACAATTCTGTGGTGGATTCTATGCAAGGCTTATTGGGTGTTAAATCTTATGTTCCAATAACAAAGGAGCTTGAAGAGTTCCAAGTTAGATGGAAGAGGAAATTCCAACAGGAGAATCCTGCTGTTGTTGGTGTTGAACTGAATGTTTTTGGGTTACGCGCATATGATGCTGTAGTGGCACTAGCCATGGCAGCTGAAAATGCAGTGAATTCCACCAACTTTCAgatttttcaaaacccaaaaagtGATTCTGCAAACTCAACAACTGATCTTGATTCAATTGGTGTTTCCCAAAGTGGTCCAGTATTTCTGCAAGCATTGCTGAAAACAACTTTCAATGGTCTATCAGGAGAGTTTAGGCTCATCGATAGGCAATTACAATCCTCAACGTTTCAGATAGTAAATATAAATGGAAATGGAGCAAGAAGAGTTGGGTATTGGACACCAGACAGAGGACTTGTGAGAAACCTGAAAGTTTCATCAGGACATTCAACTACAAATTCTAGTATTCTTGGAACAATTATATGGCCAGGAGATTCGACATCAATTCCGAAAGGATGGGAGATTCCCACAAATGAGCCGAAGATGCGGATAGCAGTTCCTGTAAAGTATGGTTTCACTCAATTTGTGAAAGTGACAACAGACTCAAGTACTAACGCAACAACAATCACAGGCTACTGCATTAGTGTTTTTGATGCAGTGATGAAATCTTTGCCATATGTTGTTCCATATGAATTCGTTCCCTACCCTGATCCTAATGGTGAGCAACCCAATTACGGGGATATGATCTATCAAGTGTCTCTTGGG AAATTTGGTGCTGTGGTGGGAGATACAACCATCAGAGCAGACAGGTCCAAGAATGTAGACTTTACATTGCCCTACACAGAATCTGGTGTGTCTATGATTGTCCCAATCAAAGACAACAAGAGCAACAGTGCATGGGTTTTCCTGAAGCCCTTGACATGGGACCTTTGGGCCACAAGCGGTTGTTTCTTTGTGTTCATAGGATTTGTGGTTTGGGTTCTTGAACACCGGATCAATGAAGACTTTCGTGGCCCCCCTGCCTATCAAGCTGGCACAAGCTTCTGGTTCTCTTTCTCAACCATGGTTTTTGCACATC GGGAGAGAGTAGTGAGCAACTTGGCTAGATTTGTAGTAATCATATGGTGCTTTGTTGTTCTGATTCTTACACAAAGCTATACTGCCAGCTTGACCAGTTTACTCACAGTGCAGCAGCTGCAGCCCACTGTGACTGATATGCATGAGCTCATTAAGAATCGGGAGAATGTCGGTTATCAAAAGGGTACTTTTGTGTATGATCTGTTGATCGGATTAAATTTTGACAAATCGAAGCTCATAGCCTATCGATCAGTGGAAGAGTGTCATGAGTTGTTTCAAAAAGGAACTGCAAAGGGTGGCATAGCTGCTGCTTTCGATGAAGTTCCATATCTGAGGATCTTTCTTGCCAAATACTGCTCTAAGTATACCATGGTTGACCCAACTTTTGAAACTGCTGGTTTTGGCTTT GTCTTCCCAAGATATTCTCCTCTCGTACCTGAGGTTTCAAAAGCAATCTTAAAGGTGACAGAGGGAGAAAAAATGAAGGATATTGAAAATGCATGGCTGGGGGAAGAAAACACTTGCGCAAATTCTAGCCCTTCAGTCTCCTCCAGTAGTCTTGGTCTTGATAGCTTTTGGGGCTTATTCCTAATTGCAGGAGTTGCTTCAACATTAGCACTGCTCATATTTGCAGTCATGTTTGTCTATGAGCAAAGGAATCTGTTCAAGACATCTGATTCAGAATCttcaaaatggagaaaaatCCGGGATTTGGCAAGAATATTCAACCAGAAGGACCTCACTTCACATACTTTCAAGAAAGGTAAACTCCATGAGGAAAGTGGGATTCAAGGTCATGATCAGAGTCCTATTGGAACCTCTCCATGCACCCACTGCTATCCTAGTCCATCAAGCTATGATCACAGTTTCACTTTCTATGGAGAACAAGGAACACCATCTCCCGATCATGGAAATCGGAATAATCCAAATGTTCAGGTAACGGAAGAGATTGACGTAGTTATTGAACTTTCCAATCACAGCCAAGAACAGCAAAGAATTCCTGAAGatattccataa
- the LOC120005607 gene encoding LOW QUALITY PROTEIN: transcription initiation factor TFIID subunit 10-like (The sequence of the model RefSeq protein was modified relative to this genomic sequence to represent the inferred CDS: deleted 1 base in 1 codon; substituted 1 base at 1 genomic stop codon), which yields MNHNVQQSSDGRMTXHDDDAPLTQFLASLMEYTPTIPDELVEHYLGKSGPDVRLIRPVAVVTQKFVAEVASGALQQGTTIVGCQGQKR from the exons ATGAACCATAACGTTCAGCAATCGAGCGACGGaaga atgacatgacatgaCGATGATGCCCCTCTTACCCAGTTCCTCGCGTCGTTAATGGAGTACACTCCCACT ataCCCGATGAATTGGTGGAGCATTACCTGGGAAAGAGCGGTCCCGATGTTCGATT GATTAGGCCTGTAGCTGTCGTTACACAGAAATTTGTTGCAGAGGTTGCAAGCGGTGCTCTCCA GCAAGGCACGACAATCGTCGGTTGTCAAGGACAAAAGAGATAA